The Rissa tridactyla isolate bRisTri1 chromosome 1, bRisTri1.patW.cur.20221130, whole genome shotgun sequence DNA segment AGCCAACTCAAGGACAAGTGTTAGACCTAATCTACCAGCCTCTTGTAATCAACACCCTGACTAACCACAGACCACTGCCCCAGACTGGTCACCTGAGCATGCAATGACTGCCAGGATTATGAAACCTGCCTCACAACCCTGGGCATATGAGCCCCAAATCTGTCTCCTAAACACTGTGGGCAGCATCCGTAGTGAAACAACTTCTAACTCCAAAAATGTATGAGAACTACCTACACACCCTAGCGCCAGTTGGGGAGTGCAGCCTTTTTGGAAGAAATCCCTCCTTGGTCTGCGGGGACCGTGGCCCAGGGCCCTGCACAGCTGCGGGGACAGCAAGCTGCAGCCCATCTTGTACAGAGATCAGAGACCACTGGAGGGAAATAAGTGCTTGTGCCTTGTTTCAGTTGGATATTTGCTCACTAGGATGCAGGCAGGCTTTCTTGGCGTCCAAAAGGCCAGATCTCTGGTCAGCAAAGCAGAGAGCTGGTGCTCTGCTGGTACTGGTACCTGCCGTATCCCCACCACTGATGTGGGTGGTGGCGTCCACCCATGCCTTCGCCATGCTCTCCTGGGACTCCTCCAGGGCTGCAACTGTGCCCAGGGGCAACACACGCAGATAGGGAAATGCtggagggctgcagggggatTTAGACTTGCCCTGTTTTTGCTTAGCAGAAGCTTTTTGTGACGAGGAGGGAGAGGATGTCCTTTTTAAAAGAcaagttgccttttttcttttcatttgaaagacaGTTTAAGAACTGGTGGACATTAGTCTTGACTGTGAAGGATAAAGTGGGGCGGGTTCCTTTTTGCTGAGTTCTGGTTTGCTTTGAAGCTGGTGGTGTGGTTCATTTCTGTGCCTAATCCAAGGAAAATGAGCAAATGATTTTGTCCGACATGCTGAGGACCAAATGTTCTGGCAGGAGCTTGTGCCAGCAGCGTGAGAGGTGATGAGCCTCTAGAAGCTGTATTTTACTCATAAGGTGCCAACACAGATGAGGTTCTTTCGTACAAGTAGTTGCAGATAGGGTTCGTGAGCTCTGTATGGTATAGACAAATCAGACACGGTGCTGATGCCAAAAGCACTCGTGGCATAGCTGTGAACGCTACTTTGATAAGTATTTCGATTTTCAAATGCAGATGAATATTATCCTTACAGAAAAGGGCCACAGGGACAGTCCTTGAAACTGATGCCCTCAGTTTaactgcagaacagaaatacaCATGCAATCACAAGCGACTTACAGTTTCCTTAATCTGCAACATCAGTAGGCTTTAACCAGGTCTGGAATCACATGTGAAGTTCAGTCTTCAAGTCCATTTATCTTTGGGCTGAGTGTGCTGACTATCTGCAACTCAGCAAGCCAGGGCCAGTGTGCTGGTGCTTTCAGATACATGGATAATGGTCCTTCTGGAGCAGGACTGAGACCAGCTATTTTTGCGCAACAcaggctgccaaacagcttttgATTTCCAATGCAGTGATGAAGGGCTCCTAATATCTTTGCTATTATTAGAAGCAACCTACAAAATTACAAAGGTGGTGGATGAGCTGAATGCAAAATCTGCACTAAGGGACATTTGGTGAAAATAGTAGAGGATCAATGtgaaacagataaaagaaagtACTTCTTTAGCAGTCAGTAGTGAGCTTCAGGAACTCGCTGCCATGCGGTGCTGCAGAAGCTGACAGTATCATCAGGTTCAGAAGGGATTAGACAGATCCAGGGACAATAGGCCCATTAAAAAGACAGGGCAGGGACGTGCCCTCTGTGGTATCTGTCACATCAGATACAcagctgtgggtgctgggggagcatgaggggaaggggctgcagacATCGGCCAGGCTTGCACACACTCGCCGAACAGCATCTCTCCTCTTATAACTGCGTGACAAACTACTGCGCCGAGCCAGTTTCATGTTCTTCATCTAGAAATATGTTTTATACCCAACCCACCGCATGAATATTCAGTTATTACAGCATCCTAGATTCCTGTGAGTGGACTAATGAGCTCAAAGCAACACAATCAAACAAGAACTAGGGTTCTTCTTCATTCCTGGCTCTGAGCCCACTAATGCTGCGTTGTATTGAAGGTCCCATTACACAGCGCATCACCAATCTGCCAAGCCAATGCTCCCTCCTTACTGTGCTAACACACATACTGGGATGCCATATTGCAGCCATTCATATTACAATGCAAAACCTTCAAGGAAtcaaatgaagacattttccaTGGGGTACAGAAAAAGATGGAGATAGTGAAACTTAAATGCTAATGAAATAATGTACAAGTGGGTAACACAAAACCATCCCATCTACAGCTCTAAAAAACTGTTAAGGGTAAGTCATACATAGTTGAGCAATTATGGCAATTTTGATCTTTCTTCAATTTGGGGGGCTGAAAAGCAAAACTTCCTCTGCCCCTCGCGTTTCTTCTTTCCCAGCAACTTAGGAAGTAAGCCAGCATGCCAACttttaagcataaaataaaatgaaacccaGCATTGGTTTTAAGCAATTGCCCTCGAGGCCACCCAATAATAGTGTTTCTAAAGCAGTCCTACCTTTGTTTTCCAACTTGAGCTCCTCTGCTAGCAAGCTGTCTTGTCTGTTGCCAAGCACAAATGCCAGAAATGAGAGGATCAGGGCATCCAAGATTCCAATAATCGCCAGGATATATGCCCAGCGGACTGAACAAGCCCCCAGCGTGTACTTGTCTGTCTTTTCACCACACATCCGTTTTACCTCATCTGAGTCCCAGCCATCAGGAAAAATCATACAACCCAGGACGAGACAGGCAgcttggagaaaaaagaaaaggagaacaatGGGATAATGAGACCAAACTTTCGTTTTGATGAGAACCTACACAGTTATCATTAAAGCAACACACTTTTTCATCCTGAGCTTCAAAGCTAGGTTACTTAAAAACAAGTCACAGAATTTTATGCTGTGATTAagtatttaatataaaaactaAAGATACAACATCAATCGTGcagtttgtattaaaaaaaaaaaaagttacatccTAAATCCCTGGCCAGTTTTTG contains these protein-coding regions:
- the LHFPL3 gene encoding LHFPL tetraspan subfamily member 3 protein — protein: MPGAAAGTAATGAGSSGAAAAGMLPAQEAAKIYHTNYVRNSRAIGVLWAIFTICFAIVNVVCFIQPYWIGDGVDTPQAGYFGLFHYCIGNGFSRELTCRGSFTDFSSLPSGAFKAASFFIGLSMMLIIACIVCFILFFFCNTATVYKICAWMQLTSAACLVLGCMIFPDGWDSDEVKRMCGEKTDKYTLGACSVRWAYILAIIGILDALILSFLAFVLGNRQDSLLAEELKLENKVKLRASVSRTVPVALFCKDNIHLHLKIEILIKVAFTAMPRVLLASAPCLICLYHTELTNPICNYLYERTSSVLAPYE